CGGGCTACGCCCCACCATCGAGATGGGCGCCCGACCGTATGACCCTCAACTCGGCAGATTCCTCACCATCGACCCCGTCCCCGGCGGCTCCGCCAACAACTACGACTACACCAACCAAAACCCCATCGGCGCCACCGACCTCGACGGAAAGCTGCTACCGCCGGACATCGCCGGCTACTTCAGCAATCCGGCACCGACGACCTACGTCAAGCACTATGTCATTAACGGGCGACGCTACCGAACCGTCGTTAGCCGTACGCCGCTCCCCTTGTATCGACGCAACCCGGTAACCCGCCGATACGAACCCGTGCCCGAACCGCCTCACATTGTCGCCAATAAGTACAAGAGAGTTCCAGATCCAAAGATCAACTGGGAGACAGTCGCGAACTATTCCGGTGATTGCCTAGAGGGTGGGTTCCTTGGAGCAGCCTACGGCTCGGGTGTTCCGATCCTTGGCAACGTGGCCGGAGCGATACTCGGTTGTGCGTTCGTGTCGGGCGGTCAGCTGTTGTTCAACCACATCAAATGAGACGCCACTCCGCGCGAGAGCTCCGCGCTCGTCTCCACAATATGGACTCTCCTGAACTGGCAGTGCTAGCCGGGTTCTTCGCTGGCGGCCTGTTCATATTTGGGCTCGGATGTTACGTGGCTGTGTGGAGGCATCAGATGGCGGGCATTGTTGGCTTGATGATCGGTGGTACATCGATGGCATTCTTGATCTACCGGGTGCAGACACGCGTACCGCTCGACGGTCCGTCCGGGACCAGGCAACAGGGAGCCCGCGGCGTTCCGCCAAAGAGGATGTGGGCCAAGGGTCGGCTCGCGATGAACAAACGCACCTGGCGGTGGACTGTGCGCGCCTTTTGGGTGGCAGCGGCGTTTGAGGTCGCCCTACGAATCAACGGGTCGTCAAGCCCGGCACGGCTGGTCCTCCTCGCGATCGTAGGTGCGGGAGTGTACCTAATACGACCGTCATGAACGCGCGCTGCTGGCGGGCACGCCGACTCCTATTCGTCTGGGGCGGGTGTACGCATGGCAATAATGCCGGATGCAAGACTCACCGTCACGCTCGCCGAGTGAGCGAGCGAGTATCAGTCATCTCAGTGATAATGGGCGCGGGAGGGCGACCACAAGGGCCGCGAACCGTGAGCCGGCACAGGGTCACGTTGCGAGAAAGCTTCCGAGAGGCGTGGGAGGCCAGCAACGCCCCTGGAAGCGCCGACACGCAGGGGCATGGCGCGATCATCGTCACCGATACCGCCCATACCACGATCATTGCTGTGTTGGACAGCGCCGGGGTGGTGACGGCCCGCATGTTGGGGTTGCCGGGCGGGGTGACCGTCACCCGCCAGGCCAGCGGTGACGTGTGGAGCTACCCGAACGTTCACGGCGACGTCGCCGCCACCACCAATAGTGCCGGTGTCAAGACCAGCCCGACGCTGCGGTATGACCCGTTCGGTAACCCGCTCGCCGGTGTCGCCGACAACCTGCCCGGCGACTACGACTACGCCTGGCTCGGCACCAAAACCCGCCCCGTCGAACACCAACCCGGCCTCCGACCCACCATCGAGATGGGCGCCCGACCCTACGACCCCGCGCTCGGCAGATTCCTCACCATCGACCCCATCCCCGGCGGCACCGCCAACAACTACGACTACACCAACCAAAACCCCATCGGCGCCACCGACCTAGGCGGCCTACTGATGCCGTGCGGTGCCACCGGCACCACCAACTGCAACCACGGCCACCAAGGCGCCATCGGCAAAGTCGCACGCAAGATCCTCCGGGAGCGAGACCGCCAGAGAAGGCGCATCATCGACCAGGGAGTCATGAACGGCGGCTTTCACATCATCCGTCCAGGTGCCGAACACGCCCCAGGGGAGAGCCGACGATCAATACGCTGCAGCCGTGAAGGTATGGGCGGAATCGGACATGGGTCGACGGTTGGCAGGATGAATTGGGGGCCGCTCCGGACGGTCTTCTCCGTAGGAAAGGCAATCGTGAAGGGTGTGATCGGATGCGCAAAGGCCGCTCCGTTCGGGTCCATTGGTGGTGGAGCCGCTGCCGCGGAGCTCGGACCTGAGGCCATTCCGTTCGGGGGCTTGGCTGGCGGTCTGGCTGGGTGCGGCTATGGCGCCGCGCAGGCGAACAACCCGGGCATGCCGCCGGGCGCGCCAATTCTTCCACGATAACCGTACATAGCGAGAGGTTCGGATAGGCATGGGATCTCGACCGTCGTTTGCCACACTTGAGGGCCGCCGCCAGTGGGCGGCAAGGCATTCTCTGCAAGCCTCGATACTGATCACCACGGTGATAAATATTGTCTTCTGCGTTGGACTAACGACCACCGGCTTACCGGCCATCGCCATTGTGGTCGTGGGATGCCTCTTTGAGGTTCTCTGCGCGTATATCGGGTTCCGCCAGCTACGAACCGCTTACGCGCACTTACGCGACGAGACGTAATGAGTATCCAAGCCGAATCCAGCCTCACTATACCTCGCCTCCGCAAGCGATATTGTGTTTTCCTGCCACTTGGAGACTCAGAATGAATGGTTCTCACCTCGCTCATCCCGATCCGCAGCACCGCTGTGTCAGATGGGTCAGGCGGATCCTCCGTGTGATCACTGCTATCCCGATGCTCGTCTCCAATGACGCCCCTTCATACTGTTACTTTGGGCGCCACCTGTGAGCAGGCGACGCGTCACGTTACGACAGAGCTTCCGAGAGGCATGGGAGGCCAGCAACGCTCCTGGAAGCGCCGACACACAGGGGTACGGCGCGATCATCGTCGCTGTGTGGTACTGGATTGTGGGCGTTCCCGAGCGGGACACCGATGCCGCCGACTGAGGACCGGCACCGCCGGGCCATCTGGCATGCCGTGGCCGTTCCGGCATGGGCGAAGGCCCTCCTTGGCCTCCTGACAGCTGCTTCGGTCGTAGTCCTCCTGCTGCGACATGAGTATCGGCCGCTGTTGTCGACGGCGTTCGCCTACCTGGCTGTTCCGTTCGCGGCAGCACTGCTCCTCGGGACCGCGCCGTCCTTGTTCACGAATCGGGCCGTGCGGTCGATAGCCGGGACCGACGGGATGTCCTGGGCTATCGGACTCGTCCTGCTTGGCGTCGGCAACCTCTGGGGCCCGTCCTGGGTCCGAGTCGCCTGCAACGCCTTCCTCTGGATCCCTGCCGTCGGCCTGGTTGTCAGCACCTGTCGTGCTCGCGCCAAGTCTGATCGACGGTAGGTGTGAATGATGGCCTTCCAACGGGGTCGCCGGTCGGTCTGCCGTGTCGCGACGTGGCTGGCGGTGGATGCTGTACGAGCTCGTCGTGGCGGCCGGACGCGAGATCTCGTTGCGGTGGGGTGCCCTGCCAGCAGGTGTCAGCGGCGTCGCCGTCATGGTCATTCGGCGCCAGAACGGCGGCGTGCGCCCCGGCCGCTCACGACGCGACGATGACCTTGGGCGCCGGGTGGTTGACCGCCCGTTTCGATGCCCGCCGGGGGCTACGACTGCATCGCCGCCGTCAAGCCGTGGACCGAGCTCGTCGGGGCGCGGACCACTTTCGGCGGTCGCTCGGTCGGCTTCGTAGGGCTGACCAGCCGCCGGAAGTACGTGTCTCCGATGGGCTTCGAGACGAGACGCGACTGTTCCAGATCATCGCCGCGAGGAGTTCACATCTCGACGCGCTACCTGAGGAGTACCAACGGGCGTGACCTCGGAGTGGTGTCCGACAGACCCGATCTCGTGCCCGCCCGGGAACCTCAGCCGGGTGGGCAGGCGCCGTTGGCGAGTTGGGGGCGGAGCTGGGTGTCGACGAGCTGCATGATCTGCGAGTCGGATGGCAGACCGAGGGCGTCGAGCGCGGCAACCTGCTGGCGGGCGTCGTCGCACTCCCCTGCGTTGGTGTACAGGATCGCCAGGAACGCCTTGGGGTCGCCGAGCTTCGGGGCCACTTGCACGGCTCGCTTCAGGCTCGACTCGGCGGCGTTTCGCAGCTCGACAACTTGCGTCGGGTTCGTGGCCGACTCGGCGGCCAGGGTGAGCGCCCAGCCCCGGTAGGTGAGCGCCACCGGGTCGTTTGGCGCCTTGGCCAGCACGGTCTGGAAGCACTTGAGCGCGCCGAGAGCGTCGCTGCTGATCTCGCCGATGCACTTGGTGGCCGGGCTGGTGGTGGCGGTCGTCGACCCAGATCCGGCCGTAGTGGGCGAGGCGCTGTCGGTCACGTTGGCGTTGCCGCTGATCGTCTGGCCGGGCTTGCGCGAGCCCGACGAGTGGGCCACCCAGATGCCGGCGCCCACCGCCAGCACGACGACCGCCGCGGCGGTGGCGATCACACGGCCGGGTCGACGTGGACGGTGGCTTGCTTCGATCGCCGCGCGGCGCTCGTCGATCGCCCGCAGCACTTCGGCCGCGCGGCCGGTGTAGTCGTCGCGCAAGGTGCGGTAGTCGTCGTCGTCGAGATCGCCGACCTCGCGCTCGCGCTCGAGATCGGCCAAGCTGCCGAGCAGGAACGCCCGCTCCTCCTCGAGCCGCGCCAACTCGTCGGGATCGAGGCGGCCAGCCTTTGCACGCGGCCGGGGCGCGCCCCCGGACGGGCGGGAGGTCGGGCTCGACACCGGCCGGGTCACGCGTCGGTCTCCGGGCGGCTGCCCGGCGAACCCGCGCCCCCACCCGACGCACCCCCTCCGTCCGCCGCGAGCGCGGCGGCCACCAGGGCACGGTCGTCGTCGCTCACCGCGGCCGGGTCGCGCTGGCGCCAGCGCCAGAACGCGAGCCCGAGACCGCCCGCGCCGAGCAGTCCCACCACCACCGGCAGGATCCACACCAGGCTGTCGAACCCCGAGCGGCTGGGCGTCAGCAGGATCGACCGGTCGTAACGGCTCACGAAGTAGGCACGGATCTGGTCGGGCGACCGTCCGGCGGCGAGCTGCTGACGGATCAGCTTGCGCGCCGCACGCGAAACCGGCGCGTCGGACGTGGCCACCGACTCGTCGGTGCAGGCCGGGCACTTGATCGTGCGCGCCACCCGGTCGGTGCGCTCGTCGAGCGACAGGTGATGCCGCGGCTGCGCGCCGATCACCAGCAGCACCACCACCGCGATCGCCAGCAGGCCCCACGGCAACCACCACGGGAACCGCTGCTTGGCCGCTCGGGTCATCCGGCCGCCTGTTGGAACTCGGCGATCTGGCGGTCGAGCCAGGCCTGCGTGACAGGCGCGATCACCTTGAGCACGATCCGGCCCGACGGGTCGACCAGGAACGTCTCGGGCACCTTCGCCACTCCCCAGTCGAGCGACAAGTTCCCGGTGTCGCCCACCACCACCGGCCACGACGACCCGCCGTTGTCGCGAAAGAACCGGGCGCTGTCCGACGGGCTCTCCTGGTACACGATCTGCACCAGCTCGCCGTCGCCGGCCGCCTCGTGCGCTTCGGCCCACTTCTTGAGCTCAGGGGCTTCGTCGCGGCACGGCACGCACCACGACGCGAAGAAGTTCACCACCACCCACTTGCCCGGCTGCGCAGGCAGGTCGAACGACGTGGACGTCACCTTGCCGCTGGCCGAGTCGAGCAGCTTGCCGGTGAGGCCCGGCGCAGCCTTGCCCACCAAGTTGGAGTCGGCCGAGTCGCCCGCTTGCTTCGACACCGCGAGCACCACGATCAACACGACCACCACCACGCCGACCGGGATGGCCGCCAGCGCCGCCCAGCGGGGGCGGCGGCGCGCCGGCCCAGGTGGCGTCGCGGAGCTCCGCTCGGGCGTCATGTCGGCGCGCCGGTGGGGACCGGCTCGAGATCGGTGTCAGCCTCGGGCTCGTCGACCGGCGCAGCCGGGGTGCCCAGCCCTTCCGACACCGGAGCGGTGGGCCGGCGGCGCCGGCCGGGGAAGGCGGCGAGCAGCGAGCCGCCGAAGATCACCGCTCCGCCCGCCCAGATCCAGCTCACCAGCGGCTCGACGATCACCCGCAACGTGATCTTGCCGGTCGACGTGTCGCTGTCGAGCAACGCCAGGTACACGTCCTGGGTGAAGCTCGACTGCACCGACGGGCTGCCGATCGCCTGGCTGGCGTTGGGGAACTGGCGCAGCGCCGGGTGCTTGGTGGCGCCGTCGACGCTGACCGCCGCGATCACCGACGTGCGCGCTTTCTCGGCGACGGTGCGGGTCTGGTGGTACGTGATGCGGTGGCCGTCGACCACCACGGTCTGCCCGGGTGTGAGCGTGAACTCCTGATGCGTCGAGTAGCTCGACGACGCGGCGATCCCGACCGCCAAGATCACGACCCCGAGGTGCACGACCATGCCACCGTTGGTGCGCCCCACCAGGCCACGCCAACCGTTGCGGCGCGTCGCGAGCACGAGTTGTCGGCCCGCCGCGCCCGCCGCAAACCCGCCGAGCCCGAACGCCACGAGCTGACCGAGGCCCCGCGCGCCCGCGACTTCGGCGATGAAGATCGCGGCCGCGCCACACCACCCCGGGATGATCAAGCGGGTGCGCAAGGTCTCCATCGACGCCTTGCGCCACGGCAGCACCGGCGCCACGGCCATCATGAACAGCAGCGCGATCGCGATCGGCATCGAGAGGCGGTCGAAGTACGGGGAGCCGACGCTGATGCGGTTGTTGCGGAGCGCTTCGACGATCAGCGGGAACACCGTGCCCAACAGCACCACGAACGCGAACGCGGCGAAGAGCAGGTTGTTGATCAAGAACGCGCCTTCGCGCGACACCGGCGAGTCGATGCGGCCGGGCGAGCGCAAGCGATCGCCGCGCCACCCGATGAGGGTCACGCTGACCAGCACGACCACCGCGAAGAACCCGAGCAGCAGCGGCCCCAGCGTGGAGTCGGAGAACGCGTGGACCGAGTCGAGCACGCCCGATCGGGTGAGGAACGTGCCCAGGATCGTGAGCGAGAACGTGGCGCACACCAGCGACAAGTTCCAGACCCGCAACATGCCGCGACGCTCTTGCACCATGACCGAGTGGAGGTACGCGGTCCCGGTGATCCACGGCAGGAACGACGCGTTCTCGACCGGGTCCCACGCCCAGTAGCCGCCCCAGCCGAGCACCTCGTAGCTCCACCAGGCCCCGAGGATGATGCCGGCGGTGAGGAACGCCCACGCCAGCAGCGTCCACCGGCGGGTCTCGAGCAGCCAGCCTTCGCCGACGCGGCCGGTGATCAGCGCGGCGATGGCGAACGCGAACGGCACGGTGAAGCCGACGAAGCCGAGGTACAGCATCGGCGGGTGGTACGCGACCAGCAGGTTGTTCTGCAGCAGCGGGTTCGGGCCGGGACCATCGAACCCGGGCCCGGGGTTGTAGCGGCGGAACGGGTTGGCCGGGCCCATCATGAGGCCGAAGAAGAACGCCGCGACCACCAACATGGTGACCATCGCCCAGCCGAACAGCGGGTCGGTGAGGCGCTTGCGGAACTTCCACACCACCGCGGCGATGAAGCCTCCCAGCACGAGACCCCACAGCAGGATCGAGCCCTCGAGCGCGCTCCACATGGTGGCGATGTTGAACAACCGCGGCGTGCGCGAGGACCCGTTGTCGGCCACGTACTTCACCGTGAAGTCGCGGGTGATCAGCGCCCGCTGCATGGCGGCCACCGCCACCACGCCGCCCACCAGCACCACCCCGGCGAACCAGGGGCTGGTCGCCAACACGTCGTCACGACGCTTCAGCAGCGCCCACACGAGGGTGACGACGCCGAGGACGCTGCCCACGAACGCGATGACGACACCGAGGGTGCCGAGCGAGGCGTTCACGGTGCGTCCGAGCTGACCCGGTCGGGATGCTTCG
This region of Acidimicrobiales bacterium genomic DNA includes:
- a CDS encoding heme lyase CcmF/NrfE family subunit, encoding MNASLGTLGVVIAFVGSVLGVVTLVWALLKRRDDVLATSPWFAGVVLVGGVVAVAAMQRALITRDFTVKYVADNGSSRTPRLFNIATMWSALEGSILLWGLVLGGFIAAVVWKFRKRLTDPLFGWAMVTMLVVAAFFFGLMMGPANPFRRYNPGPGFDGPGPNPLLQNNLLVAYHPPMLYLGFVGFTVPFAFAIAALITGRVGEGWLLETRRWTLLAWAFLTAGIILGAWWSYEVLGWGGYWAWDPVENASFLPWITGTAYLHSVMVQERRGMLRVWNLSLVCATFSLTILGTFLTRSGVLDSVHAFSDSTLGPLLLGFFAVVVLVSVTLIGWRGDRLRSPGRIDSPVSREGAFLINNLLFAAFAFVVLLGTVFPLIVEALRNNRISVGSPYFDRLSMPIAIALLFMMAVAPVLPWRKASMETLRTRLIIPGWCGAAAIFIAEVAGARGLGQLVAFGLGGFAAGAAGRQLVLATRRNGWRGLVGRTNGGMVVHLGVVILAVGIAASSSYSTHQEFTLTPGQTVVVDGHRITYHQTRTVAEKARTSVIAAVSVDGATKHPALRQFPNASQAIGSPSVQSSFTQDVYLALLDSDTSTGKITLRVIVEPLVSWIWAGGAVIFGGSLLAAFPGRRRRPTAPVSEGLGTPAAPVDEPEADTDLEPVPTGAPT
- a CDS encoding redoxin domain-containing protein, whose product is MTPERSSATPPGPARRRPRWAALAAIPVGVVVVVLIVVLAVSKQAGDSADSNLVGKAAPGLTGKLLDSASGKVTSTSFDLPAQPGKWVVVNFFASWCVPCRDEAPELKKWAEAHEAAGDGELVQIVYQESPSDSARFFRDNGGSSWPVVVGDTGNLSLDWGVAKVPETFLVDPSGRIVLKVIAPVTQAWLDRQIAEFQQAAG
- a CDS encoding cytochrome c-type biogenesis protein CcmH — its product is MTRAAKQRFPWWLPWGLLAIAVVVLLVIGAQPRHHLSLDERTDRVARTIKCPACTDESVATSDAPVSRAARKLIRQQLAAGRSPDQIRAYFVSRYDRSILLTPSRSGFDSLVWILPVVVGLLGAGGLGLAFWRWRQRDPAAVSDDDRALVAAALAADGGGASGGGAGSPGSRPETDA
- a CDS encoding RHS repeat-associated core domain-containing protein, translated to MLDSAGVVTARMLGLPGGVTVTRQASGDVWSYPNVHGDVAATTNSAGVKTSPTLRYDPFGNPLAGVADNLPGDYDYAWLGTKTRPVEHQPGLRPTIEMGARPYDPALGRFLTIDPIPGGTANNYDYTNQNPIGATDLGGLLMPCGATGTTNCNHGHQGAIGKVARKILRERDRQRRRIIDQGVMNGGFHIIRPGAEHAPGESRRSIRCSREGMGGIGHGSTVGRMNWGPLRTVFSVGKAIVKGVIGCAKAAPFGSIGGGAAAAELGPEAIPFGGLAGGLAGCGYGAAQANNPGMPPGAPILPR
- a CDS encoding RHS repeat-associated core domain-containing protein → GLRPTIEMGARPYDPQLGRFLTIDPVPGGSANNYDYTNQNPIGATDLDGKLLPPDIAGYFSNPAPTTYVKHYVINGRRYRTVVSRTPLPLYRRNPVTRRYEPVPEPPHIVANKYKRVPDPKINWETVANYSGDCLEGGFLGAAYGSGVPILGNVAGAILGCAFVSGGQLLFNHIK